A portion of the Streptomyces sp. YPW6 genome contains these proteins:
- a CDS encoding ABC transporter ATP-binding protein codes for MIGVAPPAYDPAAPESATTLPVGTPTTVRSYVRSLLRRHRRAFSILIAVNAVAVIASITGPYLLGGLVEDLSDGVTDLHLERTAAIFAVALVVQVLFTRSMRLRGAMLGEEMLADLREDFLVRSVGLPPGVLERAGTGDLLSRITTDIDRLANAMREAVPQLAIGVVWAGLLLGALTVTAPPLALAVLIALPVLIVGCRWYFRRAPSAYRSEAAGYAAVAAMLAETVDAGRTVEAHRLGDRRVALSDRRVSEWTAWERYTLFLRSVLFPVVNATYVTILGAVLLLGGWFVLEGWLTVGQLTTGALLAQMMVDPIGLILRWYDELQVAQVSLARLVGVRDIEPDAGDAEVGPDGRDVRADEVRFGYREGVDVLHRVSLDVAPGTRLALVGPSGAGKSTLGRLLAGIYAPRTGEVTLGGAELSRMTAERVREHVALVNQEHHVFVGSLRDNLRLAREGAKDAELWASLAAVDADGWAKALEEGLDTEVGSGGFALTPAQAQQIALARLVLADPHTLVLDEATSLLDPRAARHLERSLARVLEGRTVVAIAHRLHTAHDADVIAVVEDGRISELGSHDELVAAGGAYASLWRSWHG; via the coding sequence ATGATCGGCGTCGCACCCCCGGCGTACGACCCCGCGGCACCGGAGTCGGCGACGACGCTGCCCGTGGGCACGCCGACGACCGTGCGGAGCTACGTACGGAGTCTGCTGCGCCGGCACCGCAGGGCGTTCAGCATCCTGATCGCGGTCAACGCGGTGGCGGTGATCGCCTCCATCACCGGACCGTATCTGCTGGGCGGTCTGGTCGAGGACCTCTCGGACGGGGTCACCGACCTGCATCTGGAGCGTACGGCCGCGATCTTCGCGGTGGCGCTGGTCGTCCAGGTCCTGTTCACCCGTTCCATGCGGCTGCGCGGCGCGATGCTGGGCGAGGAGATGCTCGCGGATCTGCGTGAGGACTTCCTCGTCCGGTCCGTCGGGCTGCCGCCCGGTGTGCTGGAGCGGGCCGGGACCGGCGATCTGCTGTCCCGGATCACCACCGACATCGACCGGCTGGCGAACGCGATGCGGGAGGCCGTGCCGCAGCTGGCGATCGGCGTCGTGTGGGCGGGTCTGCTGCTCGGCGCGCTGACGGTGACCGCTCCCCCGCTGGCGCTGGCCGTGCTGATCGCGCTGCCGGTGCTGATCGTGGGCTGCCGCTGGTACTTCCGCCGGGCCCCCTCCGCGTACCGCTCGGAGGCCGCCGGTTACGCCGCCGTCGCCGCGATGCTCGCGGAGACCGTGGACGCGGGGCGGACCGTGGAGGCGCACCGCCTCGGCGACCGCCGGGTGGCGCTGTCGGACCGGCGCGTTTCCGAATGGACCGCGTGGGAGCGGTACACGCTGTTCCTGCGTTCGGTGCTGTTCCCCGTCGTCAACGCCACGTACGTGACGATCCTCGGCGCGGTCCTGCTGCTCGGCGGCTGGTTCGTGCTGGAGGGCTGGCTGACGGTCGGGCAGCTGACGACGGGGGCGCTGCTGGCCCAGATGATGGTCGACCCGATCGGTCTGATCCTGCGCTGGTACGACGAGCTCCAGGTCGCCCAGGTGTCGCTGGCCCGGCTGGTCGGCGTCCGGGACATCGAGCCGGACGCGGGGGACGCCGAGGTCGGTCCCGACGGCCGGGACGTACGGGCGGACGAGGTCCGCTTCGGGTACCGGGAAGGCGTCGACGTCCTGCACCGGGTGTCCCTCGACGTCGCTCCCGGCACCCGGCTCGCCCTGGTCGGGCCGTCCGGTGCGGGCAAGTCGACGCTGGGCCGGCTGCTGGCGGGCATCTACGCCCCGCGCACCGGTGAGGTGACGCTCGGCGGGGCGGAGTTGTCACGGATGACGGCGGAGCGCGTCCGTGAGCATGTGGCCCTGGTCAACCAGGAGCACCATGTCTTCGTCGGTTCGCTCCGGGACAATCTGCGTCTGGCCCGGGAAGGGGCGAAGGACGCGGAGCTGTGGGCGTCGCTGGCGGCGGTCGACGCGGACGGCTGGGCGAAGGCGCTGGAGGAGGGGCTGGACACCGAGGTCGGTTCGGGCGGGTTCGCGCTGACCCCGGCGCAGGCGCAGCAGATCGCGCTGGCCCGGCTGGTGCTGGCCGACCCGCACACGCTGGTGCTGGACGAGGCGACCTCGCTGCTGGACCCGCGGGCCGCCCGCCATCTGGAGCGTTCCCTGGCCCGGGTGCTGGAGGGCCGTACGGTCGTGGCGATCGCGCACCGGCTGCACACCGCGCACGACGCGGATGTGATCGCGGTCGTGGAGGACGGCCGGATCAGCGAGCTGGGCAGCCATGACGAGCTGGTGGCGGCGGGCGGCGCGTACGCGTCGCTGTGGCGGTCCTGGCACGGCTGA
- a CDS encoding ATP-dependent DNA ligase, translating to MLLAELAQVSLEVAATSARSRKVALLAGLFRDAGPEDVPVVIPYLAGRLPQGRIGVGWRSFGDPVEPAAHPTLTVTGVDAALTALAAVAGPGSQARRKEHLRALLAAATEDEQRFLRALLTGEVRQGALDAVAADALARAADAAPADVRRAVMLAGSLQAVAGVLLAEGAEALAAFRLTVGRPVQPMLAHTAASVGDALDTLGACAVEEKLDGIRVQVHRDGDRIRAYTRTLDDITDRLPELTAAVTALPAGRFILDGEVIALGADGRPRPFQETASRVGSRRDVAETAAQVPVVPVFFDALLIDDEDLLDLPLTDRHAALARLLPEDLRVRRTLVRDAEDPRARAAADAFLADTLERGHEGVVVKDLAAAYSAGRRGASWLKVKPVHTLDLVVLAVERGSGRRTGKLSNLHLGARRPDGTFAMLGKTFKGLTDALLDWQTRRLGELATEDDGHVVTVRPELVVEIAYDGLQRSTRYPAGVTLRFARVLRYREDKTAQEADTVETVLSRQQ from the coding sequence ATGCTGCTCGCCGAGCTCGCCCAGGTGTCCCTGGAGGTCGCCGCCACCTCGGCCCGGTCCCGGAAGGTGGCGCTCCTCGCCGGCCTCTTCCGGGACGCCGGACCCGAGGACGTCCCCGTCGTCATCCCCTACCTCGCCGGACGGCTGCCCCAGGGCCGTATCGGCGTCGGGTGGCGCTCCTTCGGCGACCCGGTGGAGCCCGCGGCGCACCCCACCCTGACCGTCACCGGCGTGGACGCCGCGCTGACCGCCCTCGCCGCCGTCGCCGGGCCCGGCTCCCAGGCCCGGCGCAAGGAGCACCTGCGCGCTCTGCTCGCCGCCGCCACCGAGGACGAACAGCGCTTCCTGCGGGCCCTGCTCACCGGCGAGGTGCGCCAGGGGGCCCTGGACGCCGTCGCCGCCGACGCCCTGGCCCGCGCGGCCGACGCCGCGCCCGCCGACGTCCGGCGGGCCGTGATGCTCGCCGGATCGCTCCAGGCGGTCGCCGGGGTCCTCCTCGCGGAAGGCGCCGAGGCGCTGGCCGCCTTCCGGCTCACGGTCGGGCGGCCCGTACAGCCCATGCTGGCGCACACCGCCGCCTCGGTCGGTGACGCCCTCGACACCCTGGGCGCGTGCGCCGTCGAGGAGAAGCTCGACGGCATCCGGGTGCAGGTCCACCGGGACGGCGACCGCATCCGCGCCTACACCCGGACCCTCGACGACATCACCGACCGGCTGCCCGAGCTGACCGCCGCCGTCACCGCGCTTCCGGCCGGCCGCTTCATCCTGGACGGCGAGGTGATCGCTCTCGGAGCGGACGGCCGGCCCCGCCCGTTCCAGGAGACCGCCTCGCGGGTGGGTTCCCGGCGGGACGTCGCGGAGACGGCGGCGCAGGTGCCCGTCGTCCCGGTCTTCTTCGACGCGCTCCTCATCGACGACGAGGACCTCCTCGACCTGCCCCTCACCGACCGTCACGCGGCCCTGGCCCGGCTGCTTCCCGAGGACCTGCGGGTCCGCCGCACCCTCGTCCGCGACGCGGAGGACCCGCGGGCCCGCGCGGCGGCCGACGCGTTCCTCGCCGACACCCTGGAGCGCGGCCACGAGGGCGTCGTCGTCAAGGACCTCGCCGCCGCCTACAGCGCGGGCCGGCGGGGCGCGTCCTGGCTGAAGGTGAAGCCCGTCCACACCCTGGACCTCGTGGTGCTGGCCGTCGAGCGGGGCAGCGGCCGACGCACCGGCAAGCTCTCCAACCTGCACCTGGGCGCGCGCCGGCCCGACGGTACGTTCGCGATGCTCGGGAAGACCTTCAAGGGGCTCACGGACGCCCTGCTGGACTGGCAGACCCGGCGCCTGGGCGAGCTGGCCACCGAGGACGACGGCCACGTCGTCACCGTACGCCCCGAACTCGTCGTGGAGATCGCCTACGACGGTCTCCAGCGCTCCACCCGCTACCCCGCCGGGGTCACCCTCCGCTTCGCCCGCGTCCTGCGCTACCGCGAGGACAAGACCGCCCAGGAGGCGGACACCGTGGAGACGGTCCTGTCCCGGCAGCAGTGA
- a CDS encoding Gfo/Idh/MocA family protein, with protein MNDDARPVPEPQDIPPHSGAADEVNRRDPSRRSVLWTTAGVAGAGLGLGALGGGTASAAGTDAPAAVAAAEAVAAAPPRKGRTMAGVPFERRSTVRVGIIGLGNRGDSMIGLFLAVPGVRVVAVCDPVRDKAEKAARKVTAAGQPAPAVYAKDEHDYENLCRRGDIDFVYVATPWELHFPMAKTAMLNGKHVGVECPIAMRLEELWQLVDLSERTRRHCMQLENCCYGKNEMRVLRMAHAGLFGELQHGAGAYNHDLRELMFDPDYYEGPWRRLWHTRLRGDLYPNHGFGPVATYMDVNRGDRVVSISSVGTTALGLAAYREEHMEPGDPSWKESYIGADRTISLVRTAKGRVIRLEHDVSSPHPYSRINSLGGTRGVFEDYPPRIYLEPANTNHQWDDFTKYAEWDHWLWKEHANPPGGHGGMDYIMVFRLMQCMRLGLVPDFDVYDAAVWTAPVPLSHLSVKAQGVPLPIPDFTRGEWRKARSGMDSEKPAE; from the coding sequence ATGAACGACGACGCCCGGCCCGTACCGGAACCGCAGGACATCCCCCCGCACAGCGGCGCGGCCGACGAGGTGAACCGGCGCGATCCCAGCCGCCGTTCGGTGCTGTGGACCACGGCGGGCGTGGCCGGGGCCGGACTCGGCCTCGGCGCACTGGGCGGAGGCACCGCGTCGGCGGCCGGGACGGACGCCCCGGCCGCCGTAGCCGCCGCGGAAGCCGTGGCCGCCGCCCCTCCCCGCAAGGGCCGCACCATGGCGGGCGTGCCCTTCGAGCGGCGCTCCACGGTCCGGGTCGGCATCATCGGCCTCGGCAACCGCGGCGACAGCATGATCGGGCTCTTCCTCGCCGTCCCGGGCGTCCGGGTCGTGGCGGTGTGCGACCCGGTCCGGGACAAGGCGGAGAAGGCCGCCAGGAAGGTGACGGCCGCCGGTCAGCCCGCCCCGGCTGTCTACGCCAAGGACGAGCACGACTACGAGAACCTCTGCAGGCGCGGGGACATCGACTTCGTCTACGTGGCCACGCCGTGGGAGCTGCACTTCCCGATGGCGAAGACGGCGATGCTGAACGGCAAGCACGTCGGGGTCGAGTGCCCGATCGCGATGCGCCTGGAGGAGCTGTGGCAGCTCGTGGATCTCTCCGAGCGCACCCGGCGGCACTGCATGCAGCTGGAGAACTGCTGCTACGGCAAGAACGAGATGCGGGTGCTGCGGATGGCGCACGCCGGTCTCTTCGGCGAACTCCAGCACGGCGCGGGGGCCTACAACCACGATCTGCGCGAGCTGATGTTCGACCCCGACTACTACGAGGGCCCGTGGCGGCGGCTGTGGCACACCCGGCTGCGCGGTGACCTCTACCCCAACCACGGGTTCGGTCCGGTCGCCACCTACATGGACGTCAACCGGGGCGACCGCGTCGTCAGCATCAGCAGTGTCGGCACCACCGCCCTGGGGCTCGCCGCGTACCGCGAGGAGCACATGGAGCCGGGTGACCCGAGCTGGAAGGAGTCGTACATCGGGGCCGACCGGACGATCAGCCTCGTGCGGACCGCCAAGGGCCGGGTGATCCGGCTGGAGCACGACGTGTCGTCGCCGCACCCGTACTCGCGGATCAACAGCCTCGGCGGGACCCGGGGCGTGTTCGAGGACTACCCGCCGCGGATCTACCTGGAGCCCGCCAACACGAACCACCAGTGGGACGACTTCACGAAGTACGCCGAGTGGGACCACTGGCTGTGGAAGGAGCACGCGAATCCGCCGGGCGGCCACGGCGGGATGGACTACATCATGGTGTTCCGCCTCATGCAGTGCATGAGGCTCGGCCTGGTGCCCGACTTCGACGTGTACGACGCGGCGGTCTGGACGGCGCCGGTGCCGTTGAGCCATCTGTCCGTCAAGGCCCAGGGCGTGCCCCTGCCGATCCCGGACTTCACCCGGGGCGAGTGGAGGAAGGCCCGGTCCGGCATGGACTCGGAGAAGCCGGCGGAGTGA
- a CDS encoding FAD-dependent oxidoreductase yields the protein MAPPRILVVGAGFAGVECVRRLERRLAPGEAQITLVTPFSYQLYLPLLPQVASGVLTPQSVALSLRRSRRHRTRIVPGGAIGVDPQAKVCVIRKITDEIVNEPYDYLVLAAGSVTRTFDIPGLLDNARGMKTLAEAAYVRDHVIAQLDLADASHDEAERASRLQFVVVGGGYAGTETAACLQRLTTNAVKHYPRLDPRLIKWHLIDIAPKLMPELGDKLGQAALEVLRKRDIEVSLGVSIAEAGPEEVTFTDGRVLPCRTLIWTAGVAASPLVATLDAETVRGRLAVTPQMKLPGVDGVFSLGDAAAVPDLAKGDGAVCPPTAQHAMRQGRVLADNLIASVRHEPLRDYVHKDLGLVVDLGGKDAVSKPLGVELHGLPAQAVARGYHWSALRTNVAKTRVMTNWLLNAVAGDDFVRTGFQSRKPATLRDFEYTDVYLTPEQIKEHTAATVIKH from the coding sequence GTGGCACCACCCAGGATTCTCGTCGTCGGCGCCGGTTTCGCAGGCGTCGAGTGCGTACGCCGTCTGGAGCGCAGGCTCGCTCCGGGCGAGGCCCAGATCACGCTCGTCACGCCGTTCTCCTACCAGCTCTATCTGCCGCTGCTCCCCCAGGTGGCATCCGGAGTCCTCACACCGCAGTCCGTGGCGCTGTCACTGCGCCGCAGCCGCCGCCACCGGACCAGGATCGTGCCGGGCGGGGCGATCGGCGTGGACCCGCAGGCGAAGGTCTGCGTGATCCGGAAGATCACGGACGAGATCGTGAACGAACCGTACGACTACCTCGTGCTGGCCGCGGGCAGCGTCACCCGCACCTTCGACATCCCCGGGCTGCTGGACAACGCCCGGGGGATGAAGACGCTGGCCGAGGCCGCCTACGTACGGGACCACGTCATCGCCCAGCTGGACCTGGCGGACGCCAGCCACGACGAGGCGGAGCGGGCCTCCCGGCTCCAGTTCGTGGTGGTCGGCGGCGGATACGCGGGGACGGAGACGGCCGCCTGCCTCCAGCGCCTGACCACCAACGCGGTGAAGCACTACCCGCGGCTGGACCCGCGCCTGATCAAGTGGCATCTGATCGACATCGCGCCCAAGCTGATGCCGGAGCTCGGCGACAAGCTCGGGCAGGCCGCGCTGGAGGTGCTCCGCAAACGGGACATCGAGGTGTCGCTCGGGGTCTCGATCGCCGAGGCGGGGCCGGAGGAGGTCACGTTCACCGACGGCCGGGTGCTGCCCTGCCGGACGCTGATCTGGACCGCCGGCGTGGCGGCGAGCCCGCTGGTCGCCACGCTCGACGCGGAGACGGTGCGCGGGCGGCTCGCCGTCACCCCGCAGATGAAACTGCCGGGCGTGGACGGGGTGTTCTCGCTCGGCGACGCGGCCGCGGTGCCCGATCTGGCGAAGGGCGACGGGGCGGTCTGCCCGCCCACCGCACAGCACGCGATGCGCCAGGGCCGGGTGCTGGCGGACAACCTGATCGCCTCGGTGCGCCACGAACCGCTCAGGGACTACGTGCACAAGGACCTCGGGCTCGTCGTGGACCTCGGCGGCAAGGACGCCGTGTCCAAGCCGCTGGGTGTCGAGCTGCACGGGCTGCCCGCGCAGGCGGTGGCCCGGGGATATCACTGGTCGGCGCTGCGGACGAACGTGGCGAAGACCCGGGTCATGACGAACTGGCTGCTCAACGCGGTCGCCGGGGACGACTTCGTACGGACCGGGTTCCAGTCCCGCAAGCCGGCGACGCTGCGGGACTTCGAGTACACGGACGTGTATCTGACGCCCGAGCAGATCAAGGAGCACACGGCGGCGACGGTCATCAAGCACTGA
- a CDS encoding metal-dependent hydrolase, which produces MMGPAHSLSGAAAWLGVGAAAAAAGHTMPWPVLVVGALICAGAALAPDLDHKSATISRAFGPVSKALCEIVDKLSYAVYKATKSAGDPRRTGGHRTLTHTWLWAALIGGGCSVAAVTGGRWAVLAILFVHLVLAVEGLLWRAARVSSDVLVWLLGATSAWILAGVLDKPGHGADWLFDAPGQEYLWLGLPIVLGALVHDIGDALTVSGCPILWPIPIGRKRWYPVGPPKALRFRAGSWVEVKVLMPAFMVLGGVGGAAALNYI; this is translated from the coding sequence ATGATGGGACCGGCACACTCTCTGTCAGGGGCAGCGGCCTGGCTGGGGGTGGGCGCGGCGGCCGCCGCCGCGGGCCATACGATGCCCTGGCCCGTCCTCGTCGTCGGGGCGCTGATCTGCGCGGGAGCCGCGCTCGCCCCCGACCTCGACCACAAGTCCGCGACGATCTCACGTGCCTTCGGCCCGGTCTCCAAAGCCCTCTGCGAGATCGTCGACAAGCTCTCCTACGCCGTCTACAAGGCCACCAAGAGCGCCGGGGACCCCCGCAGGACCGGCGGGCACCGCACCCTCACCCACACCTGGCTCTGGGCCGCCCTCATCGGCGGCGGCTGCTCCGTGGCCGCGGTCACCGGGGGCCGCTGGGCCGTTCTCGCGATCCTCTTCGTCCACCTCGTGCTCGCCGTCGAGGGCCTGCTGTGGCGGGCCGCCCGCGTCTCCAGCGACGTCCTCGTGTGGCTGCTCGGCGCGACCAGCGCCTGGATCCTGGCCGGTGTCCTGGACAAGCCCGGCCACGGGGCCGACTGGCTGTTCGACGCCCCCGGCCAGGAGTACCTCTGGCTCGGCCTGCCGATCGTGCTGGGCGCCCTCGTCCACGACATCGGCGACGCCCTGACCGTCTCGGGCTGCCCGATCCTGTGGCCCATCCCGATCGGCCGCAAGCGCTGGTACCCGGTCGGCCCGCCGAAGGCCCTGCGCTTCCGGGCCGGCAGCTGGGTGGAGGTGAAGGTGCTGATGCCCGCCTTCATGGTCCTCGGGGGAGTGGGCGGGGCAGCCGCGCTCAACTACATATGA
- a CDS encoding ABC transporter ATP-binding protein: MQIRDLPYSDPGDPDVRSGPRFLFWLGRNQLGGQLKSLSWGLLHQLGIAGLPVTVGLAVQGVIDGSGGRLALAGGLIVALGVLIAVGDTMLHRTAVTNWITAAARVQQLLARKTAELGSALTRRVAAGEVVAVSTGDVEKIGWFVEALSRFAAAATALVVICVGLAVYLPSLGLMVALAMPVLALAVLPLLPRATRRADEQREKAGKATELASDTVAGLRVLRGIGGEELFLGRYRRASQEVRRAAVRSARMWALISAVQVLLPGVLLISLVWYGATLARDGRIDVGQLVTVYSAATLMLFPLRHFEEIAMAYSFSRPSAQRAVRVLSLHRSAREATVEGVSPTGDLYDPATGLMAPQGRFTAVVCGDPDAAGRLADRLGGHAETGEEDGEAAAAPSVLLGGVALDEIPLDAARAAVLVQDKDPVLLSGPLRELLDVPSSGLVPADAALEAAQCGDVLSALAQASADSGGDPMRTRITERGRSLSGGQRQRLALARSLATDPEVLVLDEPTSAVDSHTEARVAAGVAKLRQGRTTVAFASSPLLLDAADRVVLVHEGTVVAVGSHRDLLRTEPRYRAVVTRETDDEAAASAVNGGGDVPAPTRDTAPAMKSIEEIEERA, from the coding sequence ATGCAGATTCGCGACCTTCCGTATTCGGATCCCGGCGACCCCGATGTACGTTCGGGCCCCCGCTTCCTGTTCTGGCTCGGGCGCAATCAGCTCGGCGGGCAGCTGAAGTCCCTCTCCTGGGGGCTGCTGCACCAGCTGGGCATCGCCGGTCTGCCGGTCACCGTGGGGCTCGCCGTGCAGGGCGTCATCGACGGCTCCGGTGGACGGCTCGCCCTGGCGGGCGGACTCATCGTGGCCCTCGGCGTGCTGATCGCCGTCGGCGACACGATGCTTCACCGGACCGCCGTGACCAACTGGATCACCGCCGCCGCGCGGGTGCAGCAACTGCTCGCCCGCAAGACCGCCGAGCTGGGCTCCGCGCTGACCCGCAGGGTCGCGGCCGGTGAGGTCGTGGCGGTGTCGACCGGTGACGTGGAGAAGATCGGCTGGTTCGTCGAGGCGCTCTCCCGGTTCGCCGCCGCGGCCACCGCCCTCGTGGTGATCTGCGTCGGCCTGGCGGTCTACCTCCCGTCCCTCGGACTGATGGTGGCGCTCGCCATGCCGGTGCTCGCCCTGGCGGTGCTGCCGCTGCTGCCGCGCGCCACCCGCCGCGCCGACGAACAGCGCGAGAAGGCGGGCAAGGCCACCGAACTGGCCTCGGACACCGTCGCCGGGCTGCGGGTGCTGCGCGGCATCGGCGGCGAGGAGCTGTTCCTCGGCCGCTACCGCCGCGCCTCCCAGGAGGTCCGCCGCGCCGCCGTGCGCAGCGCCAGGATGTGGGCCCTGATCTCGGCCGTGCAGGTGCTGCTGCCGGGCGTTCTGCTGATCTCGCTGGTCTGGTACGGGGCGACGCTCGCCCGGGACGGCCGCATCGACGTCGGCCAGCTCGTCACGGTCTACAGCGCGGCCACCCTGATGCTGTTCCCCTTGCGCCACTTCGAGGAGATCGCCATGGCGTACTCCTTCTCGCGGCCGTCCGCCCAGCGTGCGGTGCGGGTGCTGTCGCTGCACCGCAGTGCCCGGGAGGCCACGGTGGAGGGGGTGTCGCCCACGGGCGACCTGTACGACCCGGCGACCGGGCTGATGGCCCCGCAGGGGCGGTTCACCGCCGTCGTCTGCGGCGACCCGGACGCGGCGGGACGGCTGGCCGACCGGCTCGGCGGGCACGCGGAGACCGGCGAGGAGGACGGCGAGGCCGCCGCGGCCCCGTCGGTGCTGCTCGGCGGGGTGGCCCTGGACGAGATCCCGCTGGACGCCGCACGGGCCGCGGTCCTGGTCCAGGACAAGGACCCGGTGCTGCTGTCCGGCCCGCTCCGGGAGCTGCTGGACGTCCCGTCCTCGGGCCTGGTGCCCGCGGACGCGGCGCTGGAGGCGGCCCAGTGCGGTGATGTGCTGAGCGCCCTGGCCCAGGCGTCCGCCGACAGCGGCGGGGACCCGATGCGGACCCGGATCACCGAGCGCGGCCGGTCCCTGTCCGGGGGCCAGCGCCAGCGCCTCGCGCTGGCCCGGTCCCTGGCCACCGACCCGGAGGTGCTGGTGCTGGACGAGCCGACCTCCGCGGTCGACTCGCACACCGAGGCACGGGTGGCCGCCGGTGTCGCGAAGCTGCGCCAGGGGCGTACGACGGTGGCCTTCGCCTCGTCGCCCCTGCTGCTCGACGCCGCCGACCGGGTGGTCCTCGTCCACGAGGGCACGGTGGTCGCCGTGGGGAGCCACCGCGACCTGCTGCGCACCGAACCGCGCTACCGGGCGGTCGTCACCCGCGAGACCGACGACGAGGCGGCGGCGAGCGCGGTGAACGGCGGCGGGGACGTCCCCGCGCCGACGCGCGACACCGCGCCCGCCATGAAGAGCATCGAGGAAATCGAGGAGAGGGCATGA
- a CDS encoding fused MFS/spermidine synthase, giving the protein MTTSPSSPVADDSPGADDAPAGDAPPRDPGLGSRAAAVLVFGSSAAVLVVEIVALRLLAPYLGLTLETSTLVIGIALTAIALGSWLGGRVADQVDPHRLIAPALGVSGVVVALTPLLLRTTAEWSPALLLLVASATLLVPGALLSAVTPLVTKLRLTSLAETGTVVGRLSGVGTLGAIVGTVLTGFVLVTRLPVSSILIGLGTLLVLGAALVGWRARRWRRATAVALATVAAGTLATGFAPGGCDAETRYHCARIVADPERDGGRTLVLDGLRHSYVDVEDPAYLKFAYVRAFASVVDTAFPEGEPLTAHHIGGGGLTFPRYLAAARPGTRSLVSEIDPGVVRIDRDRLGLGPPASNGIDVRVEDGRLGLRRLAPGSHDLVVGDAFGGVSAPWHLTTSQALKDVRRALGADGLYIANLIDHGRLAFARAEAATLAAVFPHVALLGKPADIGLDATAPGIGGNMVIVASGRPLDVPALQKALDARDVGWRIATGDALTAWTGNARVLTDDHAPVDQLLQPHPVPAPR; this is encoded by the coding sequence GTGACCACCTCGCCCTCCTCGCCCGTGGCCGACGACTCTCCCGGGGCGGACGACGCTCCCGCGGGCGACGCCCCGCCCCGCGACCCGGGGCTCGGCTCCCGTGCCGCCGCGGTCCTCGTCTTCGGGTCCTCGGCGGCGGTCCTCGTGGTCGAGATCGTCGCCCTGCGGCTGCTGGCCCCCTACCTCGGCCTCACCCTGGAGACCAGCACACTGGTGATCGGCATCGCGCTGACCGCCATCGCCCTGGGCTCCTGGCTGGGCGGGCGCGTCGCGGACCAGGTCGACCCGCACCGGCTCATCGCCCCCGCGCTCGGGGTGTCGGGCGTGGTCGTCGCGCTCACCCCGCTCCTGCTCCGTACCACCGCCGAGTGGTCTCCCGCGCTGCTCCTGCTGGTCGCGTCGGCGACCCTCCTCGTGCCCGGCGCGCTGCTCTCCGCGGTGACCCCCCTCGTGACGAAGCTGCGCCTCACCAGCCTCGCCGAGACCGGGACCGTCGTCGGGCGGCTGTCGGGCGTCGGTACCCTCGGAGCCATCGTCGGGACCGTGCTCACCGGATTCGTGCTGGTCACGAGGCTGCCCGTCAGCTCCATCCTGATCGGCCTCGGCACCCTGCTGGTGCTCGGGGCCGCCCTCGTCGGGTGGCGGGCCCGGCGGTGGCGGCGCGCCACGGCCGTGGCCCTCGCCACCGTCGCCGCGGGCACCCTCGCCACCGGGTTCGCCCCCGGCGGCTGCGACGCGGAGACCCGCTACCACTGCGCCCGGATCGTCGCGGACCCCGAGCGGGACGGCGGCCGTACGCTCGTCCTGGACGGACTGCGCCACTCCTACGTCGACGTGGAGGACCCGGCGTATCTGAAGTTCGCCTACGTCCGCGCCTTCGCCTCCGTGGTCGACACCGCCTTCCCCGAGGGCGAGCCGCTGACCGCTCACCACATCGGAGGCGGCGGCCTCACCTTCCCCCGCTACCTCGCCGCCGCCCGCCCCGGGACCCGCAGCCTCGTCTCCGAGATCGACCCCGGGGTCGTCCGCATCGACCGCGACCGGCTCGGCCTGGGCCCACCGGCCTCGAACGGCATCGACGTACGCGTGGAGGACGGGCGGCTCGGCCTGCGCCGGCTCGCCCCGGGCAGCCACGACCTGGTCGTCGGGGACGCCTTCGGAGGCGTCAGCGCGCCCTGGCACCTGACGACGTCCCAGGCGCTGAAGGACGTACGCCGGGCACTCGGCGCGGACGGTCTGTACATCGCCAACCTCATCGACCACGGCCGGCTCGCCTTCGCCCGCGCCGAGGCCGCCACCCTCGCCGCGGTCTTCCCGCATGTCGCGCTGCTCGGGAAGCCCGCGGACATCGGCCTGGACGCCACGGCCCCGGGCATCGGCGGCAACATGGTGATCGTCGCCTCCGGCCGGCCGCTCGACGTCCCCGCACTCCAAAAGGCCCTGGACGCCCGGGACGTCGGCTGGCGGATCGCCACCGGCGACGCCCTGACCGCCTGGACGGGGAACGCCCGGGTGCTCACCGACGACCACGCACCCGTCGACCAGCTCCTCCAGCCCCACCCCGTTCCAGCGCCCCGGTGA